The Hymenobacter sp. GOD-10R genome includes a window with the following:
- a CDS encoding SGNH/GDSL hydrolase family protein codes for MPLGHPKVSSGTALHILTLGDSNGTFPHSWPQQLKLAFPNAQVCNISKSGRTIGFLNLGDSTLNSLLVLDENLRKAADFTKQQPYNFIVLELGTNDAKAVFADRQQEVPRNLDTLIKRIKACQYATINKAKIIVVSPPPYGAKAEAQQKYSGGGKRVEAMSKSFKTVAKQNHCLFVNGFKTPGLDINTMTADGLHLDSVASKKLIAPVVKLIAADN; via the coding sequence ATGCCGCTGGGGCACCCTAAGGTCTCGTCTGGCACGGCTCTTCACATCCTTACGCTTGGCGACAGCAACGGCACTTTTCCTCATAGTTGGCCGCAGCAGCTCAAGCTTGCTTTTCCGAATGCGCAAGTGTGTAACATCAGCAAATCGGGCAGAACAATCGGCTTTCTGAATTTAGGGGACAGCACGCTGAATTCGCTCTTAGTGCTTGATGAAAACCTTAGAAAGGCAGCCGACTTCACGAAACAGCAACCTTACAACTTCATTGTCTTGGAGCTGGGCACCAACGACGCCAAAGCGGTTTTTGCGGATCGTCAGCAAGAAGTACCGCGTAACCTAGATACGCTTATTAAAAGGATAAAGGCTTGCCAGTATGCTACGATCAACAAAGCAAAAATCATCGTGGTATCACCGCCGCCCTATGGTGCAAAAGCCGAGGCGCAGCAGAAATATAGTGGCGGTGGCAAACGAGTAGAAGCTATGAGTAAAAGCTTCAAAACTGTTGCAAAGCAGAACCACTGCCTTTTTGTAAACGGGTTTAAAACTCCGGGCTTGGATATCAACACCATGACCGCAGATGGCTTGCACTTAGATTCGGTAGCCTCTAAGAAATTGATAGCGCCAGTTGTAAAACTGATAGCCGCAGACAACTAG
- a CDS encoding Dabb family protein, which yields MTAPSTGLFVHHVLFYATASEADQAKLLEGLQKLAGIPSIKMAHIGTPASTNRDVIERTYTYSWLCLFESAAEEEVYQQHPIHDEFRNQYARYWEKVVIYDSVGSLAKEG from the coding sequence ATGACTGCGCCTTCAACAGGACTCTTCGTTCACCACGTGTTGTTTTACGCTACTGCCAGCGAGGCAGACCAGGCCAAACTGCTGGAAGGTCTGCAGAAATTGGCGGGTATTCCGTCGATCAAAATGGCGCATATCGGCACGCCTGCTTCAACCAACCGCGACGTGATTGAGCGCACGTACACGTATTCTTGGCTGTGTCTATTCGAGAGTGCTGCGGAGGAGGAGGTATACCAGCAGCACCCGATTCACGATGAGTTTCGCAATCAGTACGCCCGCTATTGGGAGAAAGTGGTGATATACGACTCAGTTGGTTCACTAGCAAAAGAAGGCTAG
- a CDS encoding rhodanese-related sulfurtransferase translates to MDYRVLLYYCYTPIEDVEAFREEHHRLCLSLNLLGRIIVAPEGLNGTVSGLTADCEEYMRIVKADLRFATLEFKIEPSATHTFQKLHVRVKPEIVHVGLPEIKPYERTGIHLSPQEFRDMKDQDDVVILDVRSDYEHELGRFKNAVTLDIENFREFPEKVDELAQYKDKKILTYCTGGIKCEKASAFLLEKGFENVYQLHGGIIKYGLEAGGEDFEGKCYVFDGRVAVDVNSVNPTIISTCHHCHTPSARMINCANPHCNAHVPLCENCGEQLDGACSETCQQHPEKRPYDGTGTYPKLSNNYNPEQGLLSYRAPKLAL, encoded by the coding sequence ATGGATTACCGCGTTCTGCTTTACTACTGCTACACGCCCATTGAAGATGTGGAGGCGTTCCGTGAGGAGCACCATCGCTTGTGCTTGAGCCTCAATTTGCTAGGTCGCATCATTGTGGCACCTGAGGGGCTAAATGGAACCGTGTCGGGCCTGACGGCTGACTGTGAGGAGTACATGCGTATCGTGAAGGCCGATCTGCGCTTTGCGACGCTGGAGTTCAAGATAGAGCCCTCGGCTACTCATACTTTTCAGAAGCTGCACGTGCGCGTGAAGCCGGAGATTGTGCACGTGGGTTTGCCCGAAATCAAGCCGTATGAACGCACCGGCATCCACTTGTCGCCCCAAGAGTTTCGCGACATGAAGGACCAGGACGACGTGGTAATTCTAGACGTGCGCTCCGACTACGAGCACGAGCTAGGTCGTTTCAAAAATGCCGTGACGCTCGATATCGAGAACTTCCGCGAGTTTCCGGAAAAAGTTGACGAGCTAGCCCAGTACAAGGATAAGAAGATCCTAACCTATTGCACGGGCGGTATCAAGTGCGAGAAAGCCAGTGCTTTCCTGCTGGAAAAAGGCTTCGAGAACGTGTACCAGCTGCACGGTGGTATTATTAAGTACGGCCTGGAGGCGGGCGGCGAGGATTTCGAGGGCAAGTGCTATGTATTCGACGGTCGTGTTGCCGTGGACGTGAACAGCGTCAACCCAACGATTATCTCGACCTGTCATCACTGCCACACGCCCTCGGCGCGCATGATCAACTGCGCCAATCCGCACTGCAACGCCCACGTGCCGCTCTGCGAGAACTGCGGCGAACAGCTCGACGGTGCTTGCTCCGAAACTTGCCAGCAGCACCCGGAGAAGCGCCCGTATGATGGCACCGGCACCTACCCGAAGCTAAGCAACAACTACAACCCTGAGCAAGGCCTGCTCTCGTACCGGGCTCCGAAGCTAGCGTTGTAA
- a CDS encoding nucleoside phosphorylase, which produces MTAIPDSELILNRDGSIYHLNLLPDHISDTIITVGDPARVALVSQHFDSIETQIHKREFVTHVGYYKGKRLTVISTGMGTDNIDILLNELDALVNIDFVTRTPRPHEERITLRIVRVGTSGSLQADIPVGSHLVTEHAVGLDSLMQFYPLVETGLEVEVGAGVQQALGLDYRPYCVRGSDLLREQLGAGMVVGNTLTCPGFYGPQGRVLRLDLRQPDLISRFQNFRYNSAEGEFRLTNFEMETAGYYALGRMLGHEVTSLNAIVANRATGEFAPDSEAVVNDLISKTLDRV; this is translated from the coding sequence ATGACCGCCATACCCGACTCGGAGCTGATTCTTAACCGCGACGGCAGCATTTACCATCTCAATCTGCTGCCGGATCATATTTCTGATACCATCATCACCGTTGGCGACCCGGCGCGGGTGGCGCTGGTGAGCCAGCACTTCGATTCCATCGAGACCCAAATCCACAAGCGCGAGTTTGTGACCCATGTAGGCTACTACAAAGGCAAGCGCCTCACGGTGATTAGCACCGGCATGGGTACGGATAACATTGATATTCTACTCAATGAGCTGGATGCGCTGGTGAATATTGATTTCGTCACGCGCACGCCGCGCCCACATGAGGAGCGCATCACTTTGCGTATCGTTCGCGTAGGCACGAGTGGGTCGTTGCAGGCAGATATCCCGGTGGGTTCGCACCTTGTAACTGAGCACGCCGTTGGCCTCGATTCGCTGATGCAGTTCTATCCGCTGGTGGAGACTGGCTTGGAGGTGGAAGTTGGTGCAGGCGTGCAGCAAGCCCTCGGTCTCGACTATCGCCCATACTGCGTGCGCGGCTCTGACCTGCTCCGCGAACAGCTAGGAGCTGGCATGGTGGTCGGTAATACGCTTACTTGCCCAGGTTTTTACGGTCCGCAGGGGCGCGTGCTACGCCTCGATTTGCGCCAACCTGACCTAATCAGCCGTTTCCAAAACTTCCGCTACAACAGCGCTGAAGGGGAGTTCCGGCTTACCAATTTCGAAATGGAAACGGCTGGCTACTATGCCCTAGGTCGGATGCTAGGCCACGAGGTAACTTCTTTGAACGCCATTGTAGCAAACCGCGCCACCGGCGAGTTTGCCCCCGATTCAGAAGCAGTTGTAAATGATTTGATCAGCAAAACGCTCGATAGAGTATAA
- a CDS encoding carbon-nitrogen hydrolase family protein, translating into MGSLFSLLRKKSTDPALHPLIAPMPGAGNLAPTSTETVRIGMGQLLVEGGEPHRNLDRAARMIAEAAERGCDLVLLPETLDFAWTHPSALTEAQPIPGAFSNRLCEEALKHNIYICAGLTEKLNGHNYNTALLINPAGEIIVKYHKINLLTVEQPFYSVGQTLNVVDTPLGKIGVNVCADNYIDGLSIGHTLARMGAEFILAPASWTVDYSITEEHDPYQEKWVKPFSILAQLYNVAVVSTTSVGYIVGGPYEGKKSIGCSLAIDASGIRAQGTFNEFAGELIIAEVPRPVRAEKGTAIGDMLLRKGYQFDQLPRSL; encoded by the coding sequence ATGGGTTCTCTTTTCTCGCTTCTTCGAAAGAAGTCTACCGATCCGGCTTTGCACCCGCTAATTGCTCCGATGCCAGGAGCAGGTAATCTCGCCCCGACTTCCACCGAAACTGTTCGTATTGGGATGGGCCAGTTATTGGTAGAAGGGGGCGAACCACATCGCAACCTCGACCGCGCCGCCCGCATGATTGCCGAGGCCGCCGAGCGGGGCTGCGACCTAGTGCTGCTCCCCGAAACCCTGGATTTTGCCTGGACGCACCCGAGCGCCCTAACCGAGGCGCAGCCTATCCCGGGCGCGTTCAGTAACCGCCTGTGCGAGGAAGCGCTTAAGCATAACATCTATATCTGTGCGGGACTAACGGAAAAGCTTAACGGCCATAACTACAATACGGCTCTGCTGATCAACCCCGCAGGCGAGATTATCGTCAAATACCATAAGATCAATCTGCTCACCGTCGAGCAGCCCTTCTACAGCGTCGGACAGACGCTCAACGTAGTAGATACGCCGCTCGGCAAAATTGGCGTGAACGTATGCGCCGATAACTACATCGATGGCCTATCGATTGGGCATACGCTAGCGCGCATGGGCGCCGAATTCATTCTGGCTCCCGCGTCCTGGACGGTCGATTACTCCATCACCGAGGAACACGACCCTTATCAGGAAAAGTGGGTGAAGCCGTTCAGCATCCTAGCCCAACTTTACAACGTGGCCGTGGTGAGCACCACTTCGGTAGGCTACATTGTAGGTGGCCCCTACGAAGGCAAGAAAAGCATTGGCTGCTCACTGGCTATCGACGCGAGTGGCATTCGGGCGCAGGGCACGTTCAACGAATTTGCTGGCGAGCTAATCATAGCTGAAGTACCTCGTCCGGTCCGAGCGGAGAAAGGCACCGCCATTGGCGACATGCTGCTGCGCAAGGGGTATCAATTCGATCAACTGCCTAGGTCTTTGTAG
- a CDS encoding outer membrane lipoprotein carrier protein LolA: protein MKKTIALLLFSASLITSASAQQDPKAGKILDQMSAKYQALNAFKATFTQTLENDAAKVKDNMTGDITVSGQKFHLKMNGQEVINNGKTVWTYMKAENEVNISDYDPEEQEISPSQIYTLYKKGYKYTYVQETKEAGEPCDIIELSPEDRTNQIYKVRMTVSKADKSVKSWKMFKKNGNRYTVAIKKFQPNPPVDANTFAFDKTKYKGVKVIDLR from the coding sequence ATGAAGAAAACCATCGCCCTGCTCCTGTTCTCGGCTTCTCTCATCACTTCCGCCTCGGCTCAGCAGGACCCTAAAGCAGGTAAGATTCTGGATCAGATGAGCGCTAAGTATCAAGCGCTGAATGCCTTCAAAGCTACCTTTACGCAAACGTTGGAGAATGATGCGGCTAAGGTGAAGGACAATATGACCGGTGATATCACGGTAAGCGGCCAGAAGTTCCACTTGAAAATGAACGGTCAGGAGGTTATCAACAACGGCAAAACCGTGTGGACCTACATGAAGGCTGAGAACGAGGTAAATATTTCGGACTACGACCCAGAAGAGCAAGAAATTTCGCCTTCGCAAATCTATACGCTCTATAAGAAGGGCTATAAGTACACGTACGTGCAGGAAACCAAGGAAGCTGGTGAGCCCTGCGACATAATCGAATTGTCGCCCGAAGACCGTACGAACCAGATTTACAAAGTGCGCATGACGGTGAGCAAAGCCGATAAGTCAGTGAAAAGCTGGAAGATGTTCAAAAAGAATGGCAACCGTTATACGGTAGCTATTAAGAAGTTCCAGCCCAACCCACCAGTGGATGCCAATACATTTGCCTTCGACAAGACTAAATACAAAGGCGTAAAAGTCATCGACCTGCGCTAG
- a CDS encoding tetratricopeptide repeat protein → MISNQDHYLLKAIIQTINRANFGHHATNRSIPKAASALEVFVTNGNVDACYWLAILCWDGWGLPRNTQRALQLFHVAAKGGNRKAMHNLAVVYDNGLSVQTNRVKAFSFFLSAAQLGDKEAMHAIGDMFLSGEGTDYNPSKARYWFLRSAKLGVAKAMYDLARCYQKGVGTKQNTRLALQWYNQALDAGETKALTGLGYCYHKLISSPDVAKARWYYEQASELGHAHATYNLGVMAERGDGQLQLLPDAIFWYKRAASFGHEGAMLKLAKLSGEEF, encoded by the coding sequence ATGATTAGCAACCAAGATCACTATCTACTAAAAGCAATAATTCAGACCATCAATCGCGCCAATTTCGGCCACCATGCTACTAATCGCTCTATCCCAAAAGCAGCTTCTGCGCTTGAAGTATTTGTTACAAATGGTAATGTAGATGCGTGCTATTGGCTCGCGATTTTGTGTTGGGATGGTTGGGGGCTTCCAAGAAATACTCAACGAGCGTTGCAGTTATTTCATGTTGCAGCTAAAGGCGGTAATCGTAAAGCTATGCACAACTTAGCTGTGGTTTACGACAACGGTCTTTCAGTTCAGACTAATCGAGTAAAGGCTTTCTCCTTTTTCTTGTCAGCGGCCCAGCTAGGTGACAAAGAGGCAATGCACGCTATTGGTGACATGTTTCTTTCAGGTGAAGGCACCGACTACAATCCTTCTAAAGCTAGGTATTGGTTTCTGAGATCAGCAAAGCTAGGTGTTGCAAAAGCGATGTATGATCTAGCTCGTTGTTATCAAAAAGGAGTTGGTACAAAACAGAATACACGACTAGCATTGCAGTGGTATAATCAGGCGTTAGATGCCGGCGAAACCAAAGCGCTGACGGGTCTTGGCTATTGCTACCATAAACTTATCTCTTCACCCGACGTAGCAAAGGCCCGCTGGTATTATGAGCAGGCCAGTGAGCTAGGCCATGCTCATGCTACCTACAACTTAGGAGTGATGGCTGAGCGCGGAGATGGGCAATTACAGTTGCTGCCTGATGCCATTTTCTGGTATAAACGAGCTGCTAGCTTCGGGCATGAAGGAGCCATGCTAAAGCTAGCTAAGTTGTCAGGGGAAGAGTTTTAA
- a CDS encoding DUF2851 family protein, giving the protein MQEDFLHYIWQHQYFDKTNLYTEEGEPVTVLRPGNRNADAGPDFLGARLQIGEVEWNGAVEIHLSASDWPRHQHQTDPKYDQVVLHVVHIADHIVRRTNNTLVPTLALATRIAPELVQRYQALIAAPPSALPCAPFLAQIPTITRAMMVERALLERVEQKATSMETLHQQLGGDWEATTYHALAAAFGFQKNSEPLARLAKALPLNVMRRHRHDARQLEALVFGQAGFLHETAETESDSYLASLRNEYTFLAHKYTLAATALPVHAWNFLRLRPANFPTVRLAQLVALLHARPTLFDALLTAADVLTLEQFFAAPLSEYWREHYRPGRVGKVTSLGRSSAQLLIINVVVPLRVAYARYVGQPELTETAVALLNQLPAERNHLTEPYEALDFSHRSAADSQGLLALGRSYCEPRQCLRCAIGSHVLRQNRVVR; this is encoded by the coding sequence ATGCAAGAAGATTTTCTACACTATATCTGGCAGCATCAATACTTCGATAAAACCAATTTATACACGGAAGAAGGCGAACCAGTAACTGTATTACGTCCTGGTAACCGCAATGCCGATGCGGGTCCCGACTTCCTAGGTGCCCGTCTGCAAATAGGAGAAGTGGAGTGGAACGGCGCCGTAGAGATTCACCTGAGCGCCTCCGACTGGCCCCGCCACCAGCACCAAACCGACCCCAAATACGACCAAGTGGTACTGCACGTAGTGCACATTGCTGATCATATAGTGCGACGAACCAACAACACGCTAGTGCCAACTTTGGCGCTGGCCACGCGCATAGCGCCGGAGCTAGTACAGCGGTATCAGGCGCTGATAGCTGCTCCGCCTTCCGCCTTGCCTTGCGCGCCGTTCTTGGCACAGATCCCAACGATTACGCGTGCTATGATGGTAGAGCGCGCCCTGCTGGAGCGGGTAGAACAGAAGGCGACGAGCATGGAAACGCTGCATCAGCAGCTAGGTGGCGATTGGGAAGCCACCACGTACCATGCTCTAGCAGCAGCCTTTGGCTTTCAGAAAAATAGCGAGCCACTGGCTCGCTTAGCCAAAGCGCTACCCTTGAACGTTATGCGGCGTCACCGCCACGATGCGCGTCAATTGGAAGCGTTGGTGTTTGGGCAAGCGGGTTTTCTACACGAAACTGCTGAAACCGAATCGGACAGCTACCTTGCAAGCCTGCGGAACGAGTACACGTTTCTGGCTCACAAGTACACCCTAGCTGCTACTGCCTTGCCCGTACACGCCTGGAACTTCTTACGTCTGCGGCCTGCCAACTTCCCTACGGTGCGTTTGGCGCAGCTGGTTGCGCTGTTGCATGCCCGCCCTACACTGTTTGATGCTTTGCTCACTGCCGCTGACGTACTGACGCTGGAGCAGTTTTTTGCTGCGCCACTGTCGGAGTACTGGCGAGAACACTACCGGCCGGGACGGGTGGGCAAAGTGACTAGCCTGGGTCGAAGCAGCGCGCAGCTACTCATTATCAACGTGGTAGTGCCGCTGCGGGTAGCGTACGCTCGCTACGTAGGCCAGCCAGAACTCACCGAAACCGCCGTGGCACTGCTCAACCAACTGCCCGCTGAGCGCAACCACCTAACCGAACCCTACGAAGCGCTAGACTTCAGCCATCGGAGCGCGGCTGATTCGCAAGGGTTGCTGGCTTTAGGGCGAAGCTACTGCGAGCCGCGTCAGTGCTTGCGGTGCGCTATCGGCAGCCATGTGCTGCGCCAAAACCGAGTAGTGCGGTGA
- a CDS encoding 4Fe-4S dicluster domain-containing protein, with amino-acid sequence MAIMITDECINCGACEPECPNTAIYEGGAQWRWADGTTLKEVEVDGGTVVSGTAPQTPVSDEYYYIVSDKCTECMGFHEEPQCAAVCPVDCCVDDPDYRESEEKLLAKKDWLHAS; translated from the coding sequence ATGGCCATCATGATAACGGACGAGTGCATCAACTGTGGTGCCTGCGAACCTGAATGCCCCAATACCGCTATTTACGAAGGCGGCGCCCAATGGCGCTGGGCCGATGGCACCACCTTGAAAGAAGTAGAAGTCGACGGCGGCACGGTAGTGTCGGGCACCGCTCCCCAAACGCCGGTTTCTGACGAGTACTACTACATCGTTTCGGACAAGTGCACTGAGTGCATGGGTTTTCACGAGGAACCGCAGTGCGCGGCCGTGTGCCCCGTCGATTGCTGCGTCGATGACCCCGACTACCGCGAATCGGAAGAGAAGCTGCTGGCGAAGAAAGACTGGCTACACGCGAGCTAG
- a CDS encoding acyl-CoA reductase, producing MTHSERLAAFVALGRRLEQLTDDEIQTLAIKARNTNAWFDAPNVTAALRGITDLLTEEPLRAWSARYPAEPSASRRVGVVMAGNIPLVGFHDLLCVLLSGHQLLAKPSADDTVLMRWVADELVRIEPRFAERLAFVPRLNAADAFIATGSDNTSRYFEYYFGKKPNLIRRNRTSLAVLTGQEIREELAKLGPDIFQYYGLGCRNVSKLLVPEDYAFSPLLDELQPWNRVLNHHKYQNNYDYNKSILLVNRVPHFDTGFLLLTENKPLVSPISVLHYGTYSNEADLAAQLTAVAPQTQCIVSDNGWFADSFGFGQAQHPTVSDYADGVDTMAFLAGIA from the coding sequence ATGACCCATTCCGAACGCCTCGCCGCTTTTGTGGCCCTGGGGCGCCGTTTAGAACAGCTTACCGACGATGAAATTCAGACGCTTGCCATTAAGGCCCGCAACACCAACGCGTGGTTTGACGCACCTAACGTAACGGCAGCCCTGCGTGGCATCACCGACTTACTAACCGAAGAGCCCTTGCGGGCCTGGTCAGCGCGTTACCCCGCCGAACCTAGCGCGTCGCGGCGCGTGGGGGTGGTAATGGCTGGCAATATCCCGCTGGTTGGTTTTCACGATCTGCTCTGCGTGCTACTCAGCGGCCATCAGCTGCTGGCTAAGCCCAGTGCCGATGACACCGTGCTCATGCGCTGGGTAGCAGATGAACTCGTTCGTATTGAGCCTCGCTTTGCGGAGCGCTTAGCATTCGTGCCGCGCCTCAATGCAGCCGACGCATTTATTGCCACGGGCTCCGACAACACATCCCGCTACTTTGAATATTATTTTGGGAAGAAGCCAAACCTTATCCGCCGCAACCGCACCAGCCTGGCCGTGTTGACCGGCCAGGAAATACGGGAAGAACTCGCCAAGTTAGGTCCTGACATTTTTCAGTACTACGGTTTAGGCTGCCGCAACGTCTCCAAGCTTCTTGTGCCGGAAGACTATGCCTTTAGTCCGCTGCTCGATGAACTTCAGCCTTGGAATAGGGTGCTTAATCACCATAAGTACCAAAACAACTACGACTACAACAAGAGCATCTTGTTAGTGAACCGCGTGCCACACTTCGACACGGGTTTTCTGCTACTCACCGAAAATAAGCCATTAGTATCGCCGATTTCGGTGCTGCACTATGGCACTTACTCCAACGAAGCCGACCTAGCTGCCCAACTGACTGCCGTAGCACCTCAAACCCAGTGCATCGTGTCTGATAACGGCTGGTTCGCGGATAGCTTTGGGTTCGGGCAAGCCCAACACCCTACCGTGAGCGACTATGCCGATGGAGTAGACACCATGGCCTTTTTAGCCGGAATAGCGTAG
- a CDS encoding N-acetyl sugar amidotransferase, with protein sequence MQHIPSGEPTLAGASPRRFAMTKEHQRCVRCIMDTTVPGIHFDSKGECNFCVLHDKMDRAFPLGEAGRQKVQEIANDIRHLGQGKKYDCVLGVSGGRDSSFTLWYCVTQLKLRPLAVHFNDGFGNPVAGENMVKACRKLGVEMRTITSDWRESKDLKITFLKASTPDMEEGTDLGIATALYGVAAKEGIQRIVIGQSFRTEGIAPLSWNYLDGKYLKAVHKQFGTVPLRPWSPNDPGFNLDLKEMFYYTFLRRIKTVTLLYHVDYVRADVDELLERELDWKNPGAHYFDDLYQSVIYYLNRTKFNIDRRLFNYSALVRSGQMSRETALERTSHVNSIEDERVIDLCIKRLGLTRAEFDQIVATPPKTFRDYPNNYSLIRLLRWPIKVLSQFNLLPESAYDKYFNCGT encoded by the coding sequence ATGCAGCATATCCCATCTGGGGAACCTACCCTTGCCGGCGCGTCGCCCCGCCGTTTTGCTATGACCAAAGAGCATCAGCGCTGCGTGCGCTGCATCATGGATACCACTGTACCGGGCATTCACTTCGACAGCAAAGGCGAATGTAACTTCTGTGTGCTGCATGACAAGATGGACCGTGCTTTCCCGCTGGGTGAGGCCGGCCGGCAAAAAGTACAGGAAATAGCCAACGACATCAGGCACCTAGGTCAGGGCAAAAAGTACGACTGCGTGCTGGGCGTGAGTGGGGGGCGCGACAGCTCCTTCACGCTGTGGTATTGCGTTACGCAGCTCAAGCTCCGCCCTTTGGCCGTGCACTTCAACGATGGTTTCGGCAACCCCGTGGCGGGCGAAAACATGGTGAAAGCCTGCCGCAAGCTCGGCGTAGAAATGCGCACCATCACCTCCGACTGGCGCGAGTCGAAGGACCTGAAGATTACGTTTCTGAAAGCCTCCACGCCCGACATGGAGGAAGGCACTGACCTAGGTATTGCCACGGCGCTGTACGGCGTCGCAGCCAAAGAAGGGATTCAGCGTATTGTTATTGGGCAGTCGTTTCGCACGGAGGGCATCGCGCCGCTTTCCTGGAACTATCTGGACGGCAAATACCTGAAAGCGGTGCATAAGCAGTTCGGCACGGTACCACTGCGGCCTTGGTCGCCCAACGACCCTGGCTTCAATCTGGATCTGAAGGAAATGTTCTACTACACGTTCCTGCGCCGTATTAAGACCGTTACCCTGCTCTATCACGTTGATTACGTACGTGCTGACGTGGATGAGCTGCTGGAGCGGGAGCTAGACTGGAAGAACCCCGGTGCCCACTATTTCGACGACCTCTACCAAAGCGTTATCTATTACCTGAACCGCACCAAGTTCAATATCGACCGGCGCTTATTCAACTACTCGGCGCTTGTGCGCTCAGGACAAATGTCGCGCGAAACAGCCCTGGAGCGCACCAGCCACGTCAACTCTATCGAGGATGAGCGAGTTATTGATCTGTGCATCAAACGCCTAGGCCTCACCCGCGCCGAGTTCGACCAGATTGTAGCTACGCCGCCTAAAACCTTCCGCGACTACCCGAACAACTACAGCTTGATCCGCTTGTTACGCTGGCCGATCAAAGTACTGAGTCAATTTAACTTACTACCAGAATCGGCATACGACAAGTATTTCAACTGCGGCACCTAG
- a CDS encoding NeuD/PglB/VioB family sugar acetyltransferase, whose translation MYPIVPSLALADLGRIFAPQHNRPLSGCSLFRMENPVIILGAQNVGVTALDAFLSNDVVVYCLLDDDAKLQNTELNDIPVMGNTDDKELLKLLGKKCEVFVATEDTASRRSLTSMLHDEYQVAPVNALHARASVSEHAWLGHGILAGANAVVSSNTKVGNGCVIGPNAVVDVRAELGEYVQVGAGAILNAGVTVGDQAFVGAGAVVVAGVKIGNKARIGAGSVVVADVPANQTVFGNPAVKV comes from the coding sequence ATGTACCCGATAGTGCCTAGCTTGGCCTTGGCCGACCTAGGGCGTATCTTTGCACCTCAACACAACCGGCCGCTCAGCGGCTGCTCGCTCTTCCGTATGGAAAATCCCGTAATCATTTTGGGCGCTCAAAACGTAGGCGTCACTGCCCTCGACGCTTTTCTCAGCAACGATGTGGTGGTGTACTGCCTGCTCGACGACGATGCCAAGCTGCAAAATACCGAGCTCAACGACATACCTGTGATGGGTAATACCGATGACAAGGAGCTGCTGAAGCTACTCGGCAAAAAGTGCGAAGTTTTCGTAGCAACCGAGGATACGGCCAGCCGCCGCAGCCTCACGAGTATGCTCCACGACGAGTATCAGGTGGCCCCCGTCAATGCACTGCATGCTCGCGCCAGCGTGTCGGAACATGCGTGGCTCGGTCATGGTATTTTGGCAGGTGCCAATGCAGTAGTCTCGAGCAACACGAAGGTGGGCAACGGCTGTGTAATCGGTCCGAACGCGGTGGTGGATGTGCGCGCCGAGCTAGGTGAGTACGTGCAGGTAGGAGCGGGCGCTATCCTCAATGCTGGCGTAACGGTGGGTGATCAGGCCTTTGTGGGTGCTGGCGCTGTCGTGGTAGCTGGCGTGAAAATCGGGAACAAAGCCCGCATTGGGGCTGGTTCGGTTGTTGTCGCTGATGTGCCTGCTAACCAAACGGTTTTTGGCAACCCCGCCGTGAAAGTTTAA